One genomic segment of Profundibacter amoris includes these proteins:
- a CDS encoding diacylglycerol kinase produces the protein MTKQNEKPERTTGIKHVFAATTYSIGGLKCLWKEAAFRQEVLLYLIVMAVFALIGANGAQYLVATGLALLLVAIEALNTAIEAVVDHLSPDWSEFARDAKDLGSLAVMCLLIANGLFLAYVLWQHLILA, from the coding sequence ATGACCAAACAGAATGAAAAGCCCGAACGCACCACAGGCATCAAACATGTTTTCGCGGCCACAACCTATTCAATCGGCGGTCTGAAATGCCTGTGGAAAGAGGCCGCGTTCCGGCAAGAGGTGCTGCTTTATCTGATCGTGATGGCGGTCTTCGCCCTTATTGGCGCAAATGGCGCGCAATACCTGGTCGCCACCGGCCTTGCCCTGTTGCTGGTCGCCATCGAAGCCCTAAACACAGCCATCGAGGCCGTGGTCGATCATTTATCGCCAGACTGGAGCGAATTTGCCCGCGACGCCAAAGACCTTGGATCACTCGCGGTCATGTGTTTGTTGATTGCAAACGGGCTGTTTCTGGCTTACGTGCTGTGGCAACATCTGATCCTTGCCTAG
- the cysS gene encoding cysteine--tRNA ligase produces MVEIKLHNTKTRKKEVFTPIDASNVRMYVCGPTVYDRAHLGNARPVVVFDVLNRLLRHVYGEDHVTYVRNFTDVDDKIIARAEESGREIGQITSETTQWFLDDMAALGAREPDHMPRATQYIPQMVLMIEELIAGGHAYAAEGHVLFAVESYAKYGALSGRTVKDMIAGSRVEVAPYKRNPMDFVLWKPSSGDQPGWESPWGYGRPGWHIECSAMSYELLGESFDIHGGGNDLMFPHHENEIAQSCCAHPQGDFARYWLHNEMLQVEGRKMSKSLGNFFTVRDLLDQGVPGEVIRFVFLSTHYRKPMDWTEKKADEAEATLRKWRALCDGVAATDVAAPVLAALADDLNTAGAITELHKLAATGDAGALKASAQLVGLLDDELGDWVSIKMTDKEVSELIKDLLLARKEARESKDWSLADLIRDGFKAAGVRVIDTPSGPQWSIEKDELDSSDIFGAVRAAFLSGNSNELKNQLSIARSAGVHFSDLQHLDVSPAWRSKPEMEYVMAKLSEVKKVMESLK; encoded by the coding sequence ATGGTCGAAATCAAACTGCACAACACAAAGACCCGCAAGAAAGAGGTCTTTACCCCGATAGATGCCAGCAATGTGCGCATGTATGTCTGCGGCCCCACGGTTTACGATCGCGCCCATCTGGGCAACGCGCGCCCCGTGGTGGTGTTTGACGTGTTGAACCGGCTGTTGCGCCATGTCTATGGCGAAGATCACGTGACCTATGTGCGCAATTTCACCGATGTGGACGACAAGATCATTGCGCGGGCCGAAGAAAGCGGGCGCGAGATCGGGCAGATCACTTCGGAGACAACGCAGTGGTTTCTGGACGACATGGCAGCCCTTGGCGCGCGCGAGCCGGACCACATGCCGCGGGCGACGCAGTATATTCCGCAGATGGTTTTGATGATCGAGGAGCTGATCGCCGGTGGCCATGCGTATGCGGCCGAGGGTCATGTGCTGTTCGCGGTCGAAAGCTATGCGAAATACGGCGCCCTGTCGGGCCGCACGGTCAAGGACATGATCGCCGGCAGCCGTGTCGAGGTTGCTCCCTATAAACGCAACCCGATGGATTTTGTGCTGTGGAAACCCTCTAGCGGTGATCAACCGGGGTGGGAGTCCCCCTGGGGCTATGGCCGTCCGGGCTGGCATATCGAATGTTCGGCGATGTCCTATGAATTGCTGGGCGAAAGCTTCGACATTCACGGCGGCGGCAATGATCTGATGTTCCCGCACCATGAAAACGAGATTGCGCAAAGCTGCTGTGCCCACCCGCAGGGCGATTTCGCGCGTTACTGGCTGCACAACGAGATGTTGCAGGTCGAGGGCAGGAAGATGTCCAAGAGCTTGGGCAATTTCTTTACCGTGCGCGACCTGCTGGATCAGGGCGTGCCGGGCGAGGTGATACGGTTTGTGTTTCTGAGCACGCATTACAGGAAGCCGATGGACTGGACCGAGAAGAAGGCGGATGAGGCGGAGGCGACTTTGAGGAAGTGGCGAGCCTTGTGCGACGGGGTTGCTGCGACGGATGTCGCCGCCCCAGTGCTCGCTGCACTCGCGGATGATCTGAATACCGCTGGCGCTATCACCGAATTGCATAAGCTGGCAGCGACAGGGGATGCGGGGGCGTTGAAGGCGTCGGCGCAGTTGGTGGGGTTGTTGGATGATGAGTTGGGGGATTGGGTCAGCATCAAAATGACTGATAAGGAAGTATCAGAATTGATAAAAGATTTGCTGCTAGCGCGCAAAGAGGCGCGAGAGAGCAAGGATTGGTCCCTGGCTGATCTTATTCGTGATGGCTTTAAAGCTGCTGGCGTCAGAGTAATTGACACTCCAAGTGGTCCACAATGGTCAATCGAAAAAGATGAACTGGATTCTTCTGATATATTTGGTGCGGTGCGAGCGGCCTTTTTATCTGGAAATTCGAACGAACTCAAAAACCAACTGTCTATTGCTCGAAGTGCAGGAGTTCATTTTTCTGACTTGCAACATTTAGATGTATCGCCAGCGTGGCGAAGTAAGCCAGAAATGGAATATGTTATGGCTAAATTGAGTGAGGTGAAGAAAGTTATGGAGTCCCTCAAATGA
- a CDS encoding phosphoethanolamine transferase, whose translation MKIENQADQRGISPVLLSIIVAAFIMAAYNNTFWGKAQRIFEGNTLHVALFGLAVFGLVLFIIALFSGKWLQKPFLILLLMTGGVSSYYMDTMGVMIDRDMIQNVMTTTMQEGKHLITFGFVSHVVIYAIIPSLFVLLVKVKRPPFVKALIRNVILAVFAFVLFAGLLMANYKTFSSAIRNNKDLMGSFQPGAPLTSTIRYANMMLNTRDIVLQPRGEDAVKGPLIMTAQKPVLTVIMVGETARAQNFGLLGYERNTTPELESIRDRITVFQDVSSCGTATATSLPCMFSRFGRSDYSYENGLANENLLDVLTHAGVNVEWYDNNTGDKGIAKRIGVNTSLTYLKDPVYCAVGECNDGIFMDVLKEKAATITQDTVLVFHMIGSHGPAYYLRYPKEYERFTPTCDKSELKDCSQDEIINTYDNTIAYTDHILAETIKFLQTQDNVIPAMFYMSDHGESLGENGIYLHGTPYFMAPDTQTRVPMILWFSQAYNNAFGLDPACMDTRAKQPATHENMFHTILGMMDINTSERNPDLDVVSACRTAAE comes from the coding sequence ATGAAAATCGAAAATCAAGCTGATCAACGCGGTATCTCCCCCGTTCTTCTGAGCATCATCGTTGCCGCCTTTATCATGGCTGCCTACAACAACACCTTCTGGGGCAAGGCCCAGCGGATATTCGAGGGCAACACGCTGCATGTCGCCCTGTTCGGGCTGGCGGTTTTCGGACTGGTTCTGTTCATCATCGCGCTGTTTTCGGGCAAGTGGCTGCAAAAGCCGTTCCTGATCCTGCTGCTGATGACCGGCGGCGTGTCGTCCTATTATATGGACACGATGGGGGTGATGATTGACCGCGATATGATCCAGAACGTCATGACCACCACGATGCAAGAGGGCAAACATCTGATCACCTTTGGCTTTGTCAGCCATGTGGTGATTTATGCGATCATTCCGTCGCTGTTTGTGCTGCTGGTCAAGGTCAAGCGGCCACCATTTGTAAAAGCCCTTATCAGAAATGTTATTCTGGCCGTATTTGCCTTTGTTCTATTCGCAGGGTTGTTGATGGCAAACTATAAAACTTTCTCTAGTGCCATTCGCAACAACAAGGATCTGATGGGCAGCTTCCAGCCCGGCGCGCCACTGACCAGCACAATACGCTATGCCAATATGATGCTGAACACGCGTGATATCGTGTTGCAACCCCGCGGCGAGGACGCCGTTAAAGGCCCGCTGATCATGACTGCACAAAAGCCCGTCCTGACCGTGATCATGGTGGGCGAAACCGCACGCGCCCAAAATTTCGGACTGCTTGGGTATGAGCGCAACACCACCCCTGAACTGGAATCCATCCGTGACCGCATCACCGTGTTTCAGGATGTAAGCAGCTGCGGAACGGCAACGGCCACCTCACTACCCTGCATGTTCTCGCGCTTTGGTCGCAGTGACTATTCATATGAAAACGGCCTGGCGAACGAAAATCTGCTGGATGTCCTGACCCATGCAGGTGTGAATGTAGAATGGTACGACAACAACACAGGCGACAAGGGGATAGCCAAGCGAATTGGGGTCAACACTTCACTGACTTATTTGAAAGACCCTGTTTATTGCGCGGTAGGTGAATGCAACGACGGTATTTTTATGGATGTGTTGAAAGAAAAAGCCGCAACCATCACCCAAGACACTGTATTGGTCTTTCATATGATCGGCAGCCATGGCCCAGCTTACTACTTGCGCTATCCCAAGGAATACGAGCGTTTCACCCCGACGTGTGACAAATCCGAATTGAAGGATTGCAGCCAGGACGAGATTATCAACACCTACGACAATACCATCGCCTATACCGACCATATTCTGGCCGAAACCATCAAGTTCCTGCAGACACAGGACAATGTGATCCCGGCAATGTTCTATATGTCCGATCACGGGGAATCCCTGGGTGAAAACGGAATTTACCTGCATGGCACCCCTTATTTCATGGCACCCGACACCCAAACCCGTGTGCCGATGATCTTGTGGTTTTCGCAGGCCTATAACAATGCTTTCGGGCTTGATCCGGCCTGTATGGACACCCGCGCCAAACAGCCGGCAACCCATGAAAACATGTTCCACACGATCCTTGGTATGATGGATATCAACACCAGCGAACGCAATCCCGATCTGGATGTTGTATCCGCCTGTCGGACAGCGGCGGAGTAA
- a CDS encoding CDP-alcohol phosphatidyltransferase family protein, with product MNVPEVKKVPFRRFIPNFVTIFGLIAGLTAIRYGIAERFNAALFLLLLAMLLDAVDGKLARMLDSTSQFGAELDTLADFFNFGVAPTIILYLMFFAETAYANIGWLALIIYTIACMMRLARFNVALLEDDDEPVDHRFFVGVPAPALACLGFLPAFLLLMGWNGVTDHPVLVALYIIFAGGLAVSRIPTYSVKKMTIPQEKQFILFAGVVLFLIVLTVFPWHVLALVDLAYLASLPFSYRAAKRA from the coding sequence ATGAATGTCCCCGAGGTCAAGAAAGTTCCGTTCCGGCGGTTCATTCCGAACTTTGTAACGATCTTTGGCCTGATCGCCGGACTGACAGCCATTCGTTATGGCATTGCAGAACGCTTTAATGCCGCGCTGTTTTTGCTGCTGCTGGCGATGCTTCTGGATGCGGTCGATGGAAAATTGGCGCGTATGCTGGATTCAACCAGCCAGTTCGGGGCGGAACTGGACACATTGGCCGATTTCTTCAATTTCGGCGTCGCCCCTACAATTATCCTGTATCTGATGTTCTTTGCCGAAACCGCATATGCCAATATTGGCTGGCTGGCACTGATCATCTATACCATTGCCTGCATGATGCGGCTGGCGCGGTTCAACGTTGCCCTGCTGGAAGATGATGACGAACCGGTCGATCACCGTTTCTTTGTCGGCGTGCCCGCGCCTGCACTGGCCTGTCTGGGCTTCCTGCCTGCATTCCTGCTGTTGATGGGCTGGAACGGTGTCACGGACCACCCTGTTCTGGTCGCGCTTTATATCATCTTCGCCGGCGGTCTGGCGGTCAGCCGGATCCCGACCTATTCCGTAAAAAAGATGACCATCCCGCAGGAAAAACAGTTCATCCTGTTTGCCGGTGTGGTGCTGTTCCTGATCGTGCTGACGGTGTTCCCGTGGCATGTGCTGGCGTTGGTCGATCTGGCCTATCTTGCGTCCCTGCCCTTTTCCTATCGGGCCGCAAAACGCGCGTAG
- a CDS encoding pyridoxal phosphate-dependent aminotransferase, giving the protein MQLSNRITTLLGDGHDGWGLYLKSREMIDAGIPVIELTIGEHDIRTHPDILNAMHKSALGGHTGYAAVPGVTALRQAVAARVQDRTGVPTTIDNVLITPGGQSALFSSHHAVCDEGDTALFIDPYYATYPATLRAVGAIATPVAAHARDNFEPQAEAIAKHAKGAKSLLINTPNNPTGVVYSRATLKGIADVCRENDLWLISDEVYDTQIWQGEHLSPRALPDMAQRTLVVGSMSKSHAMTGSRIGWIVAPEEAIEHLSNLATHTTYGVPGYIQDAALFALEQGPPLEAEIAAPFARRREIAMRVLDGQNVVKHLPAMGAMYLMLDVHATGMSGEEFGHALLDNEHIAVMPGNSFGQSAAGHIRVAMTVEDGVFGQALERLVGFAKGLAG; this is encoded by the coding sequence ATGCAATTATCAAACCGCATCACCACCCTTTTGGGCGACGGCCATGACGGCTGGGGCCTGTATCTGAAATCCCGCGAGATGATAGATGCGGGCATACCTGTCATCGAACTGACCATCGGCGAACATGACATCCGCACCCACCCCGACATCCTGAACGCGATGCACAAATCGGCGCTTGGCGGCCACACCGGATACGCCGCCGTTCCCGGTGTAACGGCCCTGCGGCAGGCCGTGGCCGCCCGCGTGCAGGATCGCACCGGCGTGCCCACCACCATCGACAATGTGCTGATCACGCCCGGCGGACAATCGGCCCTGTTTTCCAGTCATCACGCGGTATGTGATGAGGGCGACACCGCCCTGTTCATCGACCCCTACTACGCCACCTACCCCGCCACCCTGCGCGCGGTCGGCGCCATCGCCACACCCGTTGCCGCCCATGCGCGGGACAATTTCGAGCCACAGGCCGAAGCGATTGCAAAACATGCCAAGGGGGCCAAATCCCTGTTGATCAACACCCCGAACAACCCCACCGGCGTGGTCTATTCCCGCGCCACGCTAAAGGGCATCGCCGATGTTTGCCGCGAAAACGACCTGTGGCTGATCTCGGACGAGGTGTACGACACGCAAATCTGGCAAGGTGAACACCTAAGCCCGCGCGCCCTGCCCGATATGGCACAGCGCACGCTGGTGGTTGGCTCGATGTCCAAAAGCCACGCGATGACCGGCAGCCGGATCGGCTGGATCGTAGCGCCCGAGGAGGCCATTGAACACCTGTCCAATCTGGCCACCCACACAACCTATGGCGTGCCGGGCTACATTCAGGACGCCGCCCTGTTTGCCTTGGAACAAGGTCCCCCGCTGGAAGCCGAAATCGCCGCCCCCTTTGCACGGCGGCGCGAAATCGCCATGCGGGTGCTGGACGGGCAGAACGTGGTCAAACACCTGCCTGCCATGGGCGCGATGTATCTGATGCTGGACGTGCACGCCACGGGGATGAGCGGCGAGGAATTTGGCCATGCCCTGCTGGATAACGAACATATCGCGGTGATGCCGGGTAACAGTTTCGGCCAATCGGCAGCAGGCCACATCCGTGTGGCGATGACGGTTGAAGATGGTGTGTTCGGGCAGGCGCTGGAACGGCTGGTGGGGTTTGCTAAGGGGTTGGCGGGGTAA
- a CDS encoding pyridoxal phosphate-dependent decarboxylase family protein: MNHDELNHWSKRAADWARDYHKSLREQPVRPQLTPGDVAAKLPAQAPEQAEPMERIFADFESIVPGATTHWQHPRFFAYFPANASPASMLAEQLANAIAGQAMLWQTAPAANEIEAVMINWLRDAMGLPDSFTGTIHDSATTATLSAILTMRERALDWQGNTAGLSALPRLRLYASGETHSSIDKGARIAGIGQDNLVKIPTTDNFAMDTDALDAAIHADLDAGFLPAGVIACTGGTSIGACDDIRATIAVAKAHNLYTHVDAAWAGSAMICPEFRPLWDGVEGADSVVFNPHKWLGAQFDCAVQFLRDPAPQINTLGLRPEYLNTLGQDEITNYNEWTVPLGRRFRALKLWFTLRAYGLEGLRSRIRNHINWSQECLEIIGKLTGFEITSPRSFSLFTFRFKNSDTETEALLSRINDDGRIYLTQTRHKGQFVIRVQVGQFDCTREDVMMIPTVLKDLT; encoded by the coding sequence ATGAATCATGATGAATTAAACCACTGGTCCAAACGCGCAGCCGACTGGGCGCGGGACTATCACAAATCCCTGCGCGAACAACCCGTGCGCCCGCAACTGACCCCCGGCGATGTAGCCGCCAAACTTCCCGCACAGGCGCCCGAGCAGGCCGAGCCGATGGAACGGATATTTGCCGATTTTGAATCCATCGTCCCCGGCGCGACCACCCACTGGCAGCACCCGCGGTTCTTTGCCTATTTCCCCGCCAATGCCTCGCCGGCCTCGATGCTGGCGGAACAGCTGGCCAACGCGATTGCGGGGCAAGCGATGCTGTGGCAAACCGCACCGGCCGCCAATGAAATCGAAGCGGTGATGATCAACTGGCTGCGCGATGCCATGGGCCTGCCGGACAGCTTTACCGGCACCATCCACGACAGCGCCACCACCGCCACCCTGTCCGCCATTCTGACCATGCGCGAACGGGCGCTGGACTGGCAAGGCAACACAGCCGGTCTGTCCGCCCTGCCCCGTCTGCGCCTCTATGCCTCGGGCGAAACCCATTCCAGCATCGACAAGGGCGCGCGGATTGCCGGTATCGGGCAGGACAATCTGGTGAAAATCCCCACCACCGACAATTTCGCGATGGATACGGATGCGCTGGACGCCGCCATCCACGCCGATCTGGACGCGGGCTTCCTGCCTGCCGGAGTGATCGCCTGCACCGGCGGCACCTCGATCGGGGCCTGTGACGATATCCGCGCCACGATTGCCGTGGCCAAAGCGCATAACCTCTATACCCATGTGGATGCCGCCTGGGCCGGTTCCGCCATGATCTGCCCCGAATTCCGCCCCCTGTGGGACGGGGTTGAAGGCGCTGACAGCGTGGTTTTCAACCCGCATAAATGGCTGGGCGCACAGTTTGACTGCGCCGTGCAGTTCCTGCGCGATCCTGCACCGCAAATCAACACGCTGGGCCTGCGGCCGGAGTATCTGAACACGCTGGGGCAGGATGAAATCACCAATTACAACGAATGGACCGTGCCGCTGGGCCGGCGTTTCCGCGCGCTGAAACTGTGGTTCACCCTGCGCGCCTATGGGCTGGAGGGGTTGCGCAGCCGCATCCGAAACCACATCAACTGGTCACAGGAGTGCCTTGAAATTATTGGGAAATTGACGGGGTTCGAAATTACCAGCCCGCGGTCCTTTTCGCTGTTCACCTTCCGCTTTAAGAACAGTGACACCGAAACCGAAGCCCTTTTGTCCCGCATCAATGATGACGGCCGCATCTACCTGACCCAGACCCGCCACAAGGGGCAATTCGTGATCCGCGTGCAGGTCGGCCAGTTTGACTGCACCCGTGAAGATGTGATGATGATCCCCACAGTATTAAAGGACCTGACCTAG
- a CDS encoding class I SAM-dependent methyltransferase, protein MDIDAVKSSYKVWAPVYDKTFGAITTVGRKRAIQYINSRQGKVLEVGVGTGLSLKHYKPHLQVTGIDVSSHMLAKARKKVSKRSMTHVEGIHEMDARAMDLPDNHFDTVVAMYLVSVVPDPEQVIAEMARVCKPGGQVLIVNHFAREKGALARVEKVMAPFANKIGWHSDFSIHRILGEDELVVQDKSKLPPLGMFTFLRMEKQGDGPRVN, encoded by the coding sequence TTGGATATTGATGCAGTCAAAAGCTCGTACAAGGTATGGGCGCCGGTTTATGATAAAACATTTGGCGCAATTACAACCGTAGGGCGCAAAAGGGCGATCCAGTATATCAATAGCCGGCAGGGTAAAGTGCTGGAAGTGGGCGTGGGCACCGGCCTGTCGCTGAAGCATTACAAGCCACATTTGCAGGTCACCGGCATCGATGTTTCCAGCCATATGCTGGCCAAGGCCCGCAAGAAAGTCAGCAAACGCAGTATGACCCACGTGGAAGGTATTCACGAAATGGACGCCCGCGCGATGGATCTGCCGGACAATCATTTCGATACGGTCGTGGCGATGTATCTGGTGTCGGTGGTGCCCGACCCCGAACAGGTGATCGCTGAAATGGCGCGGGTCTGCAAGCCGGGTGGTCAGGTGCTGATCGTCAATCACTTTGCCCGTGAAAAAGGCGCCTTGGCGCGGGTGGAAAAGGTGATGGCACCCTTTGCCAACAAAATCGGCTGGCATTCGGATTTCTCGATCCATCGTATTCTGGGTGAGGACGAATTGGTCGTGCAGGACAAAAGCAAGCTGCCGCCGCTGGGGATGTTCACATTCCTGCGGATGGAAAAACAGGGTGACGGGCCGCGGGTCAACTGA
- a CDS encoding isocitrate lyase/PEP mutase family protein, protein MTSFRDLHQPGNPFILANAWDVGSAKMLAGLGAQAIATSSAAHAFTLGRPDLGHVTRDEALAHAQELISAVDVPVSGDFENGFGDDPETCAETVRLAGEIGLAGISIEDMALPAATPYDFDLAVERIQAAAAAARALPNDFVLVARADGVMHGAYDIDEALRRLQAYEQVGADCLYVPMTASFDDLARVCAATKLPVNGLAAGPYARVSRAKFAKIGVARISLGAALAQVTHRVIFDAAKAMFEQGDFTPLTHSISGNVVDDLLSALPRGSNGIS, encoded by the coding sequence ATGACTAGTTTTCGCGATTTGCATCAACCCGGTAACCCTTTCATCCTTGCCAATGCCTGGGACGTTGGCAGCGCCAAAATGTTGGCAGGGTTGGGCGCCCAAGCGATTGCGACATCCTCTGCCGCGCATGCCTTTACACTGGGGCGCCCCGATCTGGGCCATGTGACGCGGGACGAGGCCTTGGCCCATGCGCAAGAGCTGATCTCCGCTGTGGACGTGCCGGTGTCTGGCGACTTTGAAAACGGCTTTGGCGATGATCCCGAGACCTGCGCCGAAACCGTGCGGCTGGCGGGGGAAATCGGGCTGGCGGGGATTTCGATCGAGGATATGGCGCTGCCCGCCGCCACCCCCTATGATTTCGATCTGGCGGTGGAGCGCATCCAGGCCGCCGCCGCGGCCGCCCGCGCCCTGCCAAATGATTTCGTGCTGGTGGCCCGCGCTGACGGGGTGATGCACGGCGCCTATGACATTGACGAGGCCCTGCGCCGGCTCCAAGCCTATGAGCAGGTCGGGGCCGATTGTCTCTATGTGCCGATGACCGCCAGTTTTGACGATCTGGCGCGGGTTTGCGCGGCAACCAAACTGCCGGTGAACGGATTGGCTGCCGGCCCCTATGCCAGGGTTTCGCGCGCGAAATTTGCCAAGATCGGTGTGGCGCGGATATCGCTGGGTGCCGCGCTGGCGCAGGTGACACACAGGGTAATATTCGATGCCGCCAAAGCGATGTTCGAGCAGGGGGATTTCACCCCCCTGACCCATTCGATTTCCGGTAATGTGGTGGACGATCTGCTGTCTGCCCTGCCCCGGGGCAGCAACGGGATCAGTTGA
- a CDS encoding phosphatidylserine decarboxylase — MSNPLKIVAVPMHPEGVKFVAIFAAISVGLGLLWEPLFWVGMVMTVWCYYFFRNPVRSVPQKEGLILSPADGVVSLISTVAPPEDMGLGPEERVRVSVFMNVFNCHVNRAPMAGEFTNITYHKGKFVNASLDKASEHNERNSLTITNDDGISIGVIQIAGLVARRIVCFVKVGDKIEAGHRFGLIRFGSRLDVFLPVGVQPKIVLGQNAVAGETVLADLADPTPNYEGVRI; from the coding sequence ATGTCAAACCCGCTGAAAATTGTCGCCGTCCCGATGCACCCCGAAGGGGTCAAATTTGTTGCCATCTTTGCCGCGATATCGGTTGGCCTTGGCCTGTTGTGGGAGCCGCTGTTCTGGGTCGGCATGGTGATGACCGTCTGGTGCTATTATTTCTTTCGCAACCCCGTGCGTTCGGTGCCACAAAAAGAGGGGCTGATCTTGTCGCCTGCCGATGGTGTGGTCAGCCTGATTTCCACCGTCGCTCCGCCCGAGGATATGGGGCTGGGACCCGAGGAACGCGTGCGCGTTTCGGTGTTTATGAATGTGTTCAACTGCCATGTGAACCGCGCGCCGATGGCCGGTGAATTCACCAATATCACCTACCACAAAGGCAAATTCGTCAATGCGTCGCTGGACAAGGCAAGCGAACATAACGAACGCAATTCGCTGACCATCACCAATGATGACGGCATATCCATCGGCGTGATCCAGATCGCCGGCCTTGTGGCGCGGCGCATCGTCTGTTTCGTCAAGGTCGGAGACAAGATCGAGGCGGGCCACCGCTTTGGCCTGATCCGTTTTGGCAGCCGTCTGGATGTGTTCCTGCCCGTCGGTGTGCAGCCCAAAATCGTGCTGGGGCAAAATGCCGTGGCCGGTGAAACCGTGCTGGCCGATCTGGCAGATCCCACCCCGAACTACGAGGGTGTGCGGATATGA